In Phocoena phocoena chromosome 8, mPhoPho1.1, whole genome shotgun sequence, the following are encoded in one genomic region:
- the B3GAT1 gene encoding galactosylgalactosylxylosylprotein 3-beta-glucuronosyltransferase 1 — MPKRRDILAIFLIVLPWTLLVTVWHQSTIAPLLAAHKDDGSDPRREAPPGVDPREYCMSDRDIVEVVRTEYVYTRPPPWSDTLPTIHVVTPTYSRPVQKAELTRLANTLLHVPNLHWLVVEDAPRRTPLTARLLRDTGLNYTHLHVETPRNYKLRGDARDPRIPRGTMQRNLALRWLRETFPRNSSQPGVVYFADDDNTYSLEVFEEMRSTRRVSVWPVAFVGGLRYEAPRVNGAGKVVGWKTVFDPHRPFAIDMAGFAVNLRLILQRSQAYFKLRGVKGGYQESSLLRELVTLGDLEPKAANCTKILVWHTRTEKPVLVNEGKKGFTDPMVEI; from the exons ATGCCGAAGAGACGGGACATCCTTGCGATCTTCCTCATCGTGCTGCCTTGGACGCTGCTGGTCACCGTGTGGCACCAGAGCACCATCGCGCCCCTGCTCGCCGCACACAAGG ATGACGGCAGCGATCCCCGACGCGAGGCGCCACCCGGCGTGGACCCCAGGGAGTACTGCATGTCCGACCGCGACATCGTGGAGGTGGTGCGCACCGAGTACGTGTACACGCGGCCCCCGCCCTGGTCCGACACGCTGCCCACCATCCACGTGGTGACGCCCACCTACAGCCGTCCGGTACAGAAGGCTGAGCTGACGCGTTTGGCCAACACACTGCTGCACGTGCCCAACCTGCACTGGCTGGTGGTGGAGGATGCACCGCGCCGCACGCCGCTGACCGCGCGCCTCCTGCGCGACACCGGCCTCAACTACACGCACCTGCACGTGGAGACGCCGCGCAACTACAAGCTGCGCGGGGACGCGCGCGACCCGCGCATCCCGCGGGGCACCATGCAGCGCAACCTGGCCCTGCGCTGGCTGCGTGAGACCTTCCCGCGCAACTCCAGCCAGCCCGGCGTCGTGTACTTCGCGGACGACGACAACACCTACAGCTTGGAGGTTTTCGAGGAG ATGCGCAGCACCAGGCGGGTGTCCGTGTGGCCCGTAGCCTTCGTCGGCGGCCTTCGGTACGAGGCCCCGAGGGTCAATGGGGCCGGGAAGGTGGTCGGCTGGAAGACTGTGTTCGACCCCCACCGGCCGTTTGCAATAGACATGGCGGGGTTTGCGGTCAACCTGCGGCTCATTCTGCAGCGAAGCCAGGCCTACTTCAAGCTCCGCGGCGTGAAGGGAGGCTACCAAGAAAGCAGCCTCCTGCGAGAACTTGTCACCCTCGGTGACCTGGAGCCCAAGGCGGCCAACTGCACCAAG ATCCTGGTCTGGCACACACGGACTGAGAAGCCGGTGCTGGTGAACGAGGGGAAAAAAGGCTTCACTGACCCCATGGTGGAGATCTGA